In the genome of Spea bombifrons isolate aSpeBom1 chromosome 11, aSpeBom1.2.pri, whole genome shotgun sequence, one region contains:
- the HHEX gene encoding hematopoietically-expressed homeobox protein HHEX: MQYQHPTSAAMSFSVPLYAPTPLQPVHPTPFYIDDILGRNATSNGTPAIPTPTLPSPNSSFTSLVTTYRTPIYEPTPIHPAFSHPAALAASYGTSTFQSPLYPFSRPMGEYTHALIRHDPMGKPLLWSPFIQRPLHKRKGGQVRFSNDQTIELEKKFETQKYLSPPERKRLAKMLQLSERQVKTWFQNRRAKWRRLKQENPQGNKKEETESSANCCEEEQNTCLGSDHANKESSLDGSNYTPSPTSQDNLDSDISEDSDQEVDIEGDKAYHSCAH; this comes from the exons ATGCAATACCAGCACCCTACCTCTGCAGCAATGAGCTTCAGTgtgcccctatatgcccctaCCCCCCTGCAGCCTGTCCACCCAACTCCTTTCTACATCGATGACATCTTGGGAAGGAATGCAACCTCTAATGGGACCCCCGCTATACCAACCCCTACCCTGCCATCCCCCAATTCTTCATTTACCAGCCTGGTGACCACATACAGGACTCCCATCTACGAACCAACACCGATCCACCCAGCTTTCTCCCATCCAGCTGCGCTGGCTGCATCCTACGGAACCAGCACCTTCCAAAGCCCCCTGTACCCCTTCTCAAGACCCATGGGGGAATACACTCATGCCCTCATCAGACATGACCCTATGG GTAAACCCCTTCTCTGGAGCCCCTTCATTCAGAGACCCCTACACAAGAGAAAAGGGGGGCAAGTGAGGTTTTCAAATGACCAAACCATTGAGCTGGAGAAAAAGTTTGAGACCCAGAAATATCTGTCACCCCCAGAGAGGAAGAGACTGGCCAAGATGCTGCAGCTCAGCGAGAGACAG GTCAAAACCTGGTTCCAGAACAGGAGGGCCAAATGGAGGCGGCTCAAACAG GAGAACCCCCAGGgaaataagaaagaagaaactgaaagCTCAGCTAATTGCTGTGAAGAGGAACAGAACACCTGTTTGGGCTCAGATCATGCCAACAAGGAATCCTCTCTAGATGGATCTAACTACACCCCATCCCCCACATCTCAGGATAATTTGGACTCTGATATTTCTGAGGATTCTGACCAAGAAGTGGATATAGAAGGAGACAAGGCTTATCACAGCTGTGCACATTAA